A DNA window from Mucilaginibacter xinganensis contains the following coding sequences:
- the nuoK gene encoding NADH-quinone oxidoreductase subunit NuoK, translated as METLTNTIQGVPLNHYILLCSVIFSIGVIGVLIRRNAIVIFMSVELMLNSVNLLLTAFSVYRGDATGQVFVFFIMALAAAEVAVGLAIIVMIYRNTNSVDINVLNRLKW; from the coding sequence ATGGAAACACTAACAAATACTATACAGGGCGTGCCGCTTAATCACTACATTTTGCTATGTTCTGTCATTTTTTCGATAGGGGTTATCGGTGTATTGATCCGCCGCAATGCTATCGTGATCTTCATGTCGGTTGAGCTGATGCTGAATTCCGTAAACCTGCTTTTAACTGCTTTTTCTGTTTACAGAGGCGATGCAACAGGACAGGTTTTCGTGTTTTTTATTATGGCGCTGGCTGCAGCTGAAGTAGCGGTCGGTTTGGCCATTATTGTAATGATCTATCGTAATACAAACTCGGTGGATATTAACGTACTGAACAGGTTAAAGTGGTAA
- a CDS encoding NADH-quinone oxidoreductase subunit J family protein has product MSTFYFIAFLSVFFSILVITAKNPVHSILYLILTFFTFTIHYILMNAQFLAIVNFIVYMGAILVLFLYTLMLINLNKESEPRKSNLVKIAGFIGGACFLITIVAALKAWGGSHPVVLTNSNLGLVKNLGKILFNEYLLPFEVSSILLLSAMVGAVLLATKDPKTA; this is encoded by the coding sequence ATGAGTACATTTTACTTCATCGCATTTCTGTCTGTATTTTTTTCAATACTGGTAATTACTGCAAAAAATCCTGTACATAGTATTTTATACCTTATACTCACATTTTTTACTTTTACCATTCACTACATTTTAATGAATGCCCAGTTTTTGGCTATAGTTAATTTTATAGTGTATATGGGTGCTATCCTGGTGTTGTTTCTATATACGCTAATGCTCATCAACCTGAATAAAGAGTCAGAACCGCGCAAGTCAAACCTGGTTAAAATAGCAGGATTTATTGGAGGCGCCTGTTTTTTAATTACTATCGTTGCTGCTTTAAAAGCATGGGGCGGTTCGCACCCCGTAGTATTAACTAACTCTAACTTGGGTTTAGTAAAGAACTTAGGAAAAATACTGTTTAACGAATATTTGCTGCCATTTGAAGTTTCGTCGATATTGCTGTTGTCAGCAATGGTGGGCGCGGTTTTACTGGCAACTAAAGACCCCAAAACTGCCTGA
- a CDS encoding NuoI/complex I 23 kDa subunit family protein, whose translation MESLSNRRKVIESKPLNFLERAYLPAIAQGLAITMKHFFRKPVTISYPEEKREFSENFRGMHSLKRDENGKERCTACGLCALSCPAEAITMIAAERQKGEEHLYREEKYAAVYEINMLRCIFCGLCEEACPKEAIYLDGDIVPADYLRKDFIYGKDKLVEAPLNQ comes from the coding sequence ATGGAATCGTTAAGTAATAGACGTAAAGTAATTGAATCAAAGCCGCTCAATTTTTTGGAGCGTGCCTACCTGCCTGCCATTGCACAGGGCCTTGCAATTACCATGAAACACTTTTTCAGAAAGCCCGTAACAATTAGCTATCCTGAAGAAAAACGGGAGTTTTCTGAAAATTTCCGCGGGATGCACTCGCTTAAACGCGACGAAAACGGTAAAGAACGCTGCACCGCATGTGGCCTTTGCGCGTTATCATGCCCTGCGGAAGCGATCACCATGATTGCTGCTGAACGCCAGAAAGGTGAGGAGCACTTATATCGCGAAGAAAAATATGCTGCCGTTTATGAAATAAATATGCTGCGTTGCATTTTTTGTGGCCTTTGTGAAGAAGCCTGCCCTAAGGAAGCCATATATTTAGATGGCGATATTGTGCCGGCTGATTATTTAAGGAAAGATTTTATTTACGGTAAAGACAAATTAGTAGAAGCTCCCTTAAATCAATAA